The proteins below are encoded in one region of Planctopirus limnophila DSM 3776:
- a CDS encoding YybH family protein encodes MRTRFVFALLAVFTLSLTIWQAQSLEPANSQEVPQSKKLNESTDLEELKASAAGFERAFNAGDAKAIAAQFTELAETVDEEGNILEGRANIESRFAELFKDYPKAQIAVTLTSLRLISPDVAVEDGYSMTTLDPSQPGSRSPYAVVHLKRDGKWLMASVRDFPAESTEATAHEELQALEWLVGHWVDESPEGRVETTCQWSEDGNYLMQDYVVKSRWGGVMKGSQRIGWDPLRRTVRSWAFDQSGAFTEATWTPLEDAWIVNAEGVTPDGRRVSVTRQITLFDNDSFQIDSRNLLIGNEIQPDASVRVVRRPPAPLQ; translated from the coding sequence ATGCGTACTCGATTTGTGTTCGCTTTGCTGGCTGTTTTCACTTTGAGTCTGACGATCTGGCAGGCACAAAGTCTTGAACCAGCCAATTCCCAGGAAGTTCCTCAGTCGAAAAAGCTGAATGAGTCAACCGATCTGGAGGAATTGAAAGCCTCTGCCGCTGGATTTGAGAGAGCTTTTAATGCAGGAGATGCGAAAGCGATTGCAGCGCAATTCACAGAGTTGGCTGAGACCGTGGATGAGGAAGGGAACATTCTGGAAGGTCGTGCGAATATCGAAAGCCGATTTGCGGAATTGTTCAAGGATTATCCCAAAGCTCAGATCGCCGTGACGTTGACATCGCTGCGATTGATCAGTCCGGATGTGGCGGTTGAAGATGGGTATAGCATGACGACTCTGGATCCGAGCCAGCCAGGTTCGCGATCTCCCTATGCGGTGGTGCATCTTAAACGTGACGGAAAGTGGCTGATGGCCAGTGTCCGTGATTTTCCGGCTGAATCGACAGAGGCGACTGCCCATGAAGAGCTTCAGGCTCTGGAATGGCTGGTTGGTCACTGGGTTGACGAAAGTCCTGAGGGACGTGTCGAAACCACCTGCCAGTGGTCGGAAGACGGCAATTATCTGATGCAGGATTATGTTGTGAAGTCGCGGTGGGGAGGGGTGATGAAAGGATCGCAGCGTATTGGCTGGGATCCCTTGCGGCGTACTGTGCGTTCGTGGGCGTTTGATCAGAGTGGAGCATTTACTGAAGCGACGTGGACTCCATTGGAAGATGCCTGGATCGTGAATGCCGAAGGTGTCACGCCAGATGGTCGTCGAGTCTCGGTTACGCGGCAGATCACGTTATTTGACAACGACTCCTTCCAGATCGATTCCAGAAACCTGCTGATTGGCAATGAAATCCAGCCTGATGCCTCGGTACGGGTGGTTCGACGCCCACCGGCACCATTGCAGTAA
- a CDS encoding glycosyltransferase family 39 protein, with product MIATASQPNLTLSAISRKIPVYSWLALFLAMGLLGYASFQIQATSSLTFDETFYLNAGVRTVASGTLDPAICDCGVAPLPIIICYLPPLLLSRNEYRHEVWVGQENDPQLIIWPRRLNTLLVGMPLLIVIWLWLGKKCGPVGATLGVLMTAASPTIQAHAALATTDLSFTLFGLLGILALAHYLERPTWVRLGILAIAMAACLSAKYSGVFLFPVAGLMFLGRALRDQNVSHTDEPVESSSKSQLSRVWWPVVRQTFITYTLLLLLVIPLWWAIHGFSFTGPLKNVPLEVTPPDSPWVEILGRGPWADWIMDQAHRRWKRPAPIAGVLFQYLHNKSGHTAFLMGETSLTGWRTYFPCTIGFKSTPSELILIALLLLGTIFLRLAGCISWSKLDFSRRCLWLSFAVLAALLLFARINIGHRYVLILYPLFIMLGIDTIFMIYRSFIDRFLNTNGTSNAYWPHMIITLSTSLLLAMQFWSSWSIQPHALSYFNGLCGGPEQGGRLLLDSNIDWGQDLPTLQQLLSSEDSSKVALQYFGTALPTAYGIEADPTKALRRPLEDYELLAISVTHLGGLYVFGNDPYQKFRTWQPDARAGYSINLYRLDTPERKAAFAQAIQEYETARAQNSPKQ from the coding sequence ATGATAGCCACGGCCTCTCAGCCAAATCTGACTCTCTCAGCCATCAGCCGCAAAATTCCGGTCTATTCGTGGCTGGCCTTATTTCTGGCGATGGGGCTTTTGGGCTATGCAAGCTTCCAGATTCAAGCGACATCGAGCCTCACGTTCGACGAAACATTTTATCTCAATGCCGGCGTCAGGACAGTCGCTTCGGGAACACTCGATCCTGCCATCTGCGATTGCGGCGTCGCACCACTCCCCATCATCATCTGCTATCTTCCACCACTGCTCCTCTCTCGAAATGAGTATCGCCATGAAGTCTGGGTCGGACAGGAAAATGATCCTCAGTTGATCATCTGGCCTCGCCGCCTCAACACACTTCTCGTGGGCATGCCCCTGCTCATCGTCATCTGGTTATGGCTGGGCAAAAAGTGCGGGCCTGTCGGTGCGACCCTGGGTGTCCTCATGACAGCCGCTTCACCCACAATTCAGGCCCATGCCGCCCTGGCGACAACCGATTTAAGCTTCACTTTGTTCGGATTGCTGGGAATTCTGGCGTTAGCCCACTATCTCGAAAGGCCAACCTGGGTGCGGCTTGGAATCCTCGCCATCGCCATGGCCGCCTGCCTTTCGGCAAAGTACTCAGGGGTCTTTCTCTTTCCCGTTGCCGGACTGATGTTCCTCGGGCGGGCTCTTCGCGACCAAAACGTTTCCCACACAGACGAGCCCGTCGAATCCAGTTCTAAAAGTCAGTTATCGCGTGTCTGGTGGCCTGTGGTCCGGCAGACTTTCATCACTTACACGTTACTGCTGCTGCTCGTGATCCCCCTGTGGTGGGCCATTCATGGCTTTTCGTTTACCGGTCCACTTAAAAATGTTCCACTGGAAGTCACGCCTCCCGATTCACCCTGGGTCGAAATCCTTGGTCGCGGACCCTGGGCCGACTGGATCATGGATCAGGCCCATCGTCGCTGGAAAAGGCCCGCTCCAATTGCGGGTGTCCTTTTTCAATACCTCCACAACAAAAGCGGACACACAGCCTTTCTGATGGGTGAAACCTCACTCACTGGCTGGCGTACATACTTCCCCTGCACCATCGGATTCAAAAGCACACCCTCCGAACTGATTCTGATCGCTCTGCTGCTTTTGGGCACGATTTTCCTGAGGCTGGCTGGTTGCATAAGCTGGAGTAAACTCGATTTCTCCCGCCGCTGCTTGTGGCTTTCTTTCGCTGTATTGGCAGCACTCCTGCTCTTTGCCCGCATCAATATCGGCCACCGCTATGTATTGATCCTCTACCCACTCTTCATCATGCTGGGTATTGATACGATCTTCATGATTTATCGTAGTTTTATAGATCGCTTCCTTAATACGAATGGTACCTCGAATGCCTATTGGCCTCATATGATAATCACACTAAGTACCAGCCTGTTGTTGGCCATGCAGTTTTGGAGTTCATGGTCGATACAGCCCCACGCCCTCTCCTACTTTAATGGGCTTTGTGGTGGGCCGGAGCAGGGTGGCAGGTTGCTCCTCGATTCAAACATCGATTGGGGCCAGGATCTCCCCACCTTGCAGCAGTTACTCTCCAGCGAAGACTCGTCAAAAGTCGCTTTGCAATACTTCGGGACGGCTTTACCAACCGCTTATGGCATTGAGGCCGACCCCACCAAAGCACTCCGCCGACCACTGGAGGACTATGAACTTCTGGCGATTTCTGTCACCCACCTGGGTGGGCTATACGTCTTCGGCAACGATCCCTATCAGAAATTCCGCACCTGGCAGCCCGATGCGCGCGCCGGCTATTCCATCAATCTCTATCGACTCGATACTCCCGAACGAAAAGCGGCCTTTGCACAAGCCATTCAAGAGTATGAAACGGCCCGCGCCCAGAATTCACCTAAGCAATAG
- a CDS encoding tetratricopeptide repeat protein, whose product MKTYAWILTGLVIASLTILAETQVFGRGGGGGRGGGGGGGGGRVGGGGGGFSGGGGARPSVGSSPSFSRPSPPAASRPAAPAARPSAPQARPATPAARPSIPNSGAGARPSIGGSNIGSGSRPAVQPGTRPNVGAGSGSIGARPAQLPSTRPATGIGTGAGIGSGSGIGTGPGIGAGPGAGAIGGTRPGQLPGSRPAQLPATRPGTGGVANRPGTGQGISNRPAQLPARLPGLGGGDVAQRLPNQGARVQDRMGDRPSVQDRQNNLSDRMANRGDWQDNRQDWRDQNREDWQNWADTRRDNYGDWYHDSWHPGSGWGYMWDNYPVAAAIGLTAWGINRIGYGWGYWNYQNPYASSGGSYGYDYSQPLVSAESYAVASDPGASAEATPSAPQQPTDEGLAAFEAAREAFRSGDYKGALAKLDITLKTMPNDTVVHEFRSLVLFALQKYPESAAAIYAVLAAGPGWDWTTMISLYPSTETYTEQLRVLEAFVKANPMSADGHFLLGYHYQTMKHDSAAANQFRLASNILPNDQLIKQLLGMTTPPEEATKPTAPPAPPVVPAEKVLQADQFIGNWKASQQGATFELDMTKAGAYTWTYTQGKRKQSVKGVFAVDQNNLALETDDGGETMLAEVQFTSPTEFQFKMIGDSEKSPGLKFTKTK is encoded by the coding sequence ATGAAGACTTACGCATGGATTCTGACAGGTCTGGTGATCGCAAGTTTGACGATACTTGCTGAAACTCAGGTTTTTGGGCGCGGTGGTGGTGGTGGCCGTGGCGGTGGAGGTGGGGGCGGCGGTGGTCGAGTCGGTGGTGGTGGTGGCGGATTCAGTGGAGGCGGCGGTGCGAGGCCATCTGTGGGGAGTTCACCTTCCTTCAGTCGTCCTTCGCCACCAGCGGCCAGTCGACCAGCGGCACCCGCAGCGCGGCCATCTGCTCCACAAGCTCGTCCCGCGACACCTGCTGCCAGACCTTCCATCCCAAATTCTGGTGCAGGCGCGCGGCCGAGTATTGGTGGCAGCAACATTGGCTCGGGAAGTCGCCCGGCAGTTCAGCCTGGTACTCGACCCAATGTTGGTGCTGGCAGCGGTTCGATAGGTGCGCGCCCTGCGCAGTTACCATCAACCCGGCCAGCGACGGGTATTGGCACGGGTGCGGGGATCGGATCAGGATCGGGAATTGGCACTGGCCCGGGTATTGGCGCTGGCCCAGGAGCTGGAGCCATCGGAGGGACTCGACCTGGTCAGTTGCCGGGTTCGCGACCTGCTCAATTGCCTGCGACCAGGCCAGGTACTGGTGGTGTCGCCAATCGACCCGGGACAGGTCAGGGAATCAGCAATCGTCCTGCTCAATTGCCAGCTCGTTTGCCGGGATTAGGTGGTGGTGATGTCGCCCAGCGGCTGCCCAATCAGGGAGCCCGGGTCCAGGATCGAATGGGAGATCGTCCTTCGGTTCAGGATCGACAGAATAACCTGAGTGACCGCATGGCGAATCGGGGAGATTGGCAAGACAACCGACAGGATTGGAGAGATCAGAATCGCGAAGACTGGCAGAACTGGGCTGACACCAGGCGCGACAACTATGGGGACTGGTACCACGATAGTTGGCATCCCGGGTCTGGCTGGGGCTATATGTGGGATAACTACCCCGTGGCAGCCGCAATCGGTCTGACTGCGTGGGGTATTAACCGCATTGGCTATGGCTGGGGTTATTGGAATTATCAGAACCCTTACGCTTCGAGTGGTGGTTCTTATGGCTACGACTATTCGCAGCCTTTGGTTTCTGCGGAAAGCTATGCCGTTGCAAGCGACCCGGGTGCGAGTGCGGAGGCGACACCGTCAGCACCTCAGCAGCCAACCGATGAAGGACTGGCAGCTTTCGAAGCCGCACGGGAGGCATTTCGAAGCGGTGATTACAAAGGAGCACTGGCGAAGCTCGATATCACACTTAAGACGATGCCGAATGATACTGTTGTGCATGAGTTTCGCAGTCTCGTGCTCTTCGCCCTGCAGAAGTATCCGGAATCTGCGGCGGCGATCTATGCTGTTCTGGCTGCCGGCCCGGGTTGGGACTGGACGACGATGATCAGTCTCTACCCCTCTACCGAGACATATACAGAGCAGCTACGAGTGCTGGAAGCTTTCGTCAAAGCCAACCCGATGTCAGCCGATGGACATTTTCTGCTGGGTTATCACTATCAGACGATGAAACATGACAGTGCGGCAGCGAACCAGTTCCGTCTGGCATCGAACATATTGCCAAACGATCAATTGATCAAACAGCTGCTCGGGATGACAACACCTCCTGAGGAGGCGACGAAACCGACTGCTCCTCCTGCGCCTCCCGTTGTTCCGGCAGAGAAGGTGCTTCAAGCGGATCAGTTCATCGGAAACTGGAAAGCCAGTCAACAGGGTGCGACATTTGAACTCGATATGACAAAAGCTGGTGCCTATACATGGACATATACTCAAGGGAAACGTAAGCAATCGGTCAAAGGTGTATTTGCTGTCGATCAGAACAATCTGGCCCTCGAAACTGATGATGGGGGCGAGACCATGCTGGCCGAGGTGCAGTTCACCAGTCCGACAGAGTTTCAATTCAAGATGATTGGTGACAGCGAGAAGAGCCCGGGCTTGAAGTTCACCAAAACGAAGTGA
- a CDS encoding polyphosphate kinase 2 family protein, protein MIRQDIIDLFRIRPGKPFRLKDHDPGWAQTEELKDSGKDVVKQRSLEVLNQSVLDLAEAQELLYANDRYSVLIIFQAMDAAGKDGTIKHVMSGVNPQGCQVYSFKKPSEEELDHNFLWRCMKSVPERGRLGIFNRSYYEEVLVVKVHSEILELQRLPPGERDQSFWEARYEDINAFEKHLVRNGTIVIKFFLNVSKDEQKRRFLDRLTKQNKHWKFSAADMRERKFWDDYQATYEAAIAATSTEWAPWYVIPADQKWVTRAVVADIIATTIQSLQLRYPEVTQAQLAEFAKLQEQLENE, encoded by the coding sequence ATGATTCGACAAGATATTATTGATCTGTTTCGAATCCGACCGGGTAAGCCCTTTCGACTTAAAGATCATGATCCCGGCTGGGCTCAGACTGAAGAATTAAAGGACTCTGGTAAAGACGTTGTGAAGCAGCGTTCTCTTGAGGTGCTGAATCAGAGCGTTCTCGATCTTGCAGAAGCCCAGGAGTTGCTATATGCCAATGATCGATACTCGGTATTAATCATTTTTCAGGCGATGGATGCCGCCGGTAAAGATGGCACGATCAAGCATGTGATGTCCGGGGTGAATCCGCAGGGTTGTCAGGTTTACAGCTTCAAAAAACCCTCGGAGGAAGAACTTGACCATAACTTTCTCTGGCGGTGCATGAAGAGTGTGCCGGAAAGAGGTCGGCTGGGGATATTTAACCGATCTTACTACGAAGAAGTGCTGGTCGTGAAAGTTCATTCAGAAATTCTGGAGCTGCAGCGACTTCCTCCGGGAGAACGGGATCAGTCCTTCTGGGAAGCACGTTATGAAGATATCAATGCGTTCGAAAAGCATCTGGTGCGTAATGGCACCATTGTAATCAAGTTCTTTCTTAACGTTTCTAAAGATGAGCAGAAGCGACGATTTCTGGATCGACTCACGAAACAGAACAAGCACTGGAAATTCTCGGCTGCCGACATGCGGGAACGCAAGTTCTGGGATGACTATCAGGCCACTTATGAAGCAGCCATCGCTGCGACCAGTACCGAGTGGGCGCCCTGGTATGTGATTCCGGCCGATCAGAAATGGGTCACGAGAGCGGTTGTGGCAGATATCATCGCGACAACGATCCAGTCACTCCAACTCCGATATCCTGAAGTGACTCAAGCTCAACTGGCGGAGTTTGCCAAGCTGCAGGAGCAGTTGGAAAACGAGTAG
- a CDS encoding NAD(P)/FAD-dependent oxidoreductase, whose protein sequence is MSLSGKHRVVIVGGGFGGLTTAKALRKTPVDITLVDRRNFHLFQPLLYQVATGGLSPGNIAAPLRSIFARQRNVHVVMDEVIGFDLPRRRVLLQEGELAFDSLVVAAGAKTGYFGNDQWAENAPGLKTVEDAIEIRGRVLTAFEEADKLPTPQAREHLLTFVVVGAGPTGVELAGTLAEIARHTLRHDFRIINPAETRIILIDAAPRILMAYAEDLALNAQKKLMDMGVEVRTQVKIQKVDASGVEVMTAQGVEQIAAANVLWAAGVTASPLAKLLSEATGAPLDRQGRIEVQSDLTLPGHPQVYVIGDMAHFKLPSGQAVPGVAPAAMQQGKYVAKAIQSRFQNVSLSPFTYTDLGSMATIGRKAAIAQIGTWKFTGLIAWILWLFIHLIQIVSFESRILVLIQWAWNYLTFSRSARLITQSGYTHGGHLRTTHVTNSADNS, encoded by the coding sequence ATGAGCCTTTCTGGTAAGCATCGCGTGGTGATTGTCGGCGGCGGATTTGGAGGCCTGACCACGGCCAAAGCTCTGCGGAAAACCCCGGTTGATATTACGCTAGTGGATCGACGGAATTTTCATCTCTTTCAGCCGCTGCTTTATCAAGTGGCTACGGGAGGGTTATCTCCCGGAAATATTGCCGCCCCTTTGCGATCGATTTTTGCGAGGCAAAGAAATGTCCATGTGGTCATGGATGAAGTGATCGGGTTTGACCTGCCGAGGCGGCGGGTTCTGCTCCAGGAAGGAGAACTCGCATTTGATTCGCTGGTGGTGGCTGCGGGTGCGAAGACAGGCTACTTCGGCAATGATCAATGGGCCGAAAATGCCCCGGGTCTGAAAACTGTCGAGGATGCCATCGAGATCCGCGGGCGTGTCCTGACGGCTTTTGAAGAGGCCGATAAGCTGCCGACGCCTCAGGCCCGCGAACATCTGCTGACGTTTGTGGTGGTGGGTGCCGGCCCGACGGGTGTTGAACTGGCGGGAACTCTCGCTGAAATTGCCCGCCATACACTCCGGCATGATTTCCGCATTATTAATCCTGCCGAGACCCGCATCATTCTGATCGATGCGGCCCCGCGCATTCTCATGGCGTATGCCGAAGACCTTGCGCTGAATGCGCAAAAGAAACTGATGGACATGGGTGTGGAAGTCCGCACGCAGGTCAAAATTCAAAAAGTGGATGCCTCGGGTGTAGAAGTGATGACGGCACAGGGAGTCGAACAGATCGCTGCGGCGAATGTCCTTTGGGCGGCGGGTGTGACGGCTTCACCACTTGCAAAATTGCTTTCGGAAGCCACTGGTGCGCCACTCGATCGTCAAGGACGGATTGAAGTTCAAAGCGATCTCACGCTGCCGGGACATCCTCAAGTTTATGTGATTGGGGATATGGCCCATTTCAAACTTCCCAGTGGGCAGGCCGTTCCTGGTGTGGCTCCGGCGGCAATGCAGCAGGGGAAATATGTGGCTAAAGCGATTCAATCGCGCTTTCAAAACGTTTCTTTATCACCGTTCACCTATACCGATCTGGGGAGCATGGCCACGATTGGCCGGAAGGCAGCGATCGCGCAGATTGGAACATGGAAGTTCACAGGACTCATTGCCTGGATCCTGTGGCTGTTTATTCATCTGATTCAAATCGTCAGCTTTGAAAGCCGTATTCTGGTGCTGATTCAATGGGCGTGGAACTATCTCACATTCAGTCGTTCGGCCCGGTTGATTACGCAAAGTGGCTATACCCACGGCGGACATCTGCGAACCACCCATGTCACAAATTCGGCGGATAACAGTTAG
- a CDS encoding histidine phosphatase family protein, with amino-acid sequence MRQAPPENVCRMLLCRHGATAANEMRPYILQGCEMNGPLTAIGEAQARSLAAALSAFRIAGVYASPLQRAHQTAEFIANSHQLKVETDANLRECSVGRWEGLDWETIRTKDKEAHDHFFADPATNPHPGGESYSDVLHRAEPTLKQLAERHQGENIVVVAHNMLNRVMLTPLLGLPLRLARQVKQANCCINVIEWTTDRAELITLNSVLHLD; translated from the coding sequence ATGCGACAAGCCCCGCCTGAGAATGTGTGTCGAATGCTGCTGTGCCGGCATGGAGCGACGGCTGCGAATGAGATGCGTCCCTACATTTTGCAGGGGTGTGAAATGAACGGGCCGCTCACGGCGATTGGTGAAGCGCAAGCCCGATCGCTCGCGGCGGCATTGAGTGCCTTTCGTATTGCAGGGGTTTATGCGAGCCCACTTCAGAGGGCTCATCAGACAGCAGAGTTCATTGCGAACAGCCATCAGTTGAAGGTAGAGACTGATGCGAACTTACGGGAATGCAGCGTCGGTCGCTGGGAAGGGCTCGACTGGGAAACGATCCGGACGAAGGACAAAGAGGCTCACGATCATTTTTTTGCTGATCCCGCAACCAATCCTCACCCGGGGGGCGAATCCTACTCTGATGTGCTTCATCGTGCTGAGCCGACTCTGAAACAACTGGCTGAGCGGCATCAGGGTGAGAATATTGTGGTGGTGGCTCACAATATGCTCAATCGAGTGATGCTGACACCGCTCTTGGGTTTACCTCTCCGCCTGGCGCGTCAGGTCAAGCAGGCCAATTGCTGTATTAATGTGATCGAGTGGACGACTGACCGAGCCGAACTGATCACGCTCAACAGTGTGCTTCATCTTGATTGA
- a CDS encoding UDP-3-O-acyl-N-acetylglucosamine deacetylase yields MRAPRRQRTLERAVEMSGIGFFTNADVTISFHPQAEGMGISFQRTDLKSTGPVQARIENVIRKERRTAISQGGVTVELIEHVMAALAGLQIDNCLVRLNAPEPPGCDGSSLDFVQCLLDGGIVEQNAYRDLIVVTQPQAIVTENDSVALSASPISRHGLVITYELDYGPRSPIKPQSFSLEVTPETFITLVAFARTFVAEEEVKYLQSQGYGQRVTEKDLLIFGPDGPIGNALRTRDECVRHKILDCIGDFALIGCDLHGHFRAFRTGHHHNHQIIERIKQTHEIIRAPEYVCFQPHFPLKDLPQEMALQS; encoded by the coding sequence ATGCGCGCGCCCAGACGCCAGAGAACACTGGAACGGGCCGTTGAAATGAGTGGGATCGGCTTCTTTACGAATGCCGATGTCACCATTTCGTTTCATCCGCAGGCCGAAGGAATGGGGATCAGCTTCCAGCGGACAGATCTCAAATCGACCGGCCCTGTGCAGGCTCGTATTGAGAACGTCATCCGCAAAGAGCGTCGCACCGCCATTTCACAAGGTGGAGTCACTGTCGAGTTGATCGAACATGTGATGGCTGCCCTCGCTGGTCTGCAGATTGATAATTGCCTGGTACGTCTCAATGCTCCAGAACCTCCAGGCTGTGATGGATCAAGCCTCGATTTCGTACAGTGCCTGCTCGATGGTGGGATTGTCGAACAGAATGCCTATCGCGACCTGATCGTGGTCACCCAGCCTCAGGCAATTGTGACCGAAAACGACTCGGTCGCTTTGTCAGCCAGTCCCATCAGTCGGCATGGCCTGGTGATTACTTACGAACTCGATTACGGCCCGCGCTCACCAATCAAACCTCAGTCCTTTTCGCTGGAAGTCACCCCCGAGACATTTATTACCCTGGTGGCTTTTGCTCGGACCTTCGTCGCTGAAGAGGAAGTCAAATATCTTCAAAGCCAGGGTTACGGCCAGCGTGTCACAGAAAAAGATCTTCTCATTTTTGGCCCTGATGGCCCGATTGGAAACGCACTGCGGACGCGAGATGAATGCGTCCGCCACAAGATTCTCGATTGTATTGGCGATTTCGCCCTGATTGGCTGTGATCTGCATGGCCACTTCCGGGCCTTCCGCACCGGGCACCATCACAATCACCAGATTATTGAACGGATCAAGCAGACTCACGAAATCATTCGGGCTCCTGAATATGTATGTTTCCAACCCCACTTCCCTTTAAAAGATTTACCGCAAGAGATGGCCTTACAGTCCTAG
- a CDS encoding OmpH family outer membrane protein, with amino-acid sequence MNIVIRPLHQLARVALVLAVSFAAINISQPALAQAPAADAARAHKVALIDMAVIFKQYKKFEVLREDLKAEIEQSEVKAKEMATNLQALQQKMKSFKEGSPEFSATEKQLATSSAEFEAFRRSAQREFLKKESEIYHTVYLEVTDAVAKYAQYYKYTLVLRFSSEELDRDNPQGLIQGMNRQVVYFEAENDITQPVLKYLNQKFTGAAGAAAPRAAEATRPGTSR; translated from the coding sequence GTGAACATCGTTATTCGTCCGCTGCATCAACTGGCCCGTGTGGCCCTTGTCCTGGCTGTCTCTTTTGCTGCCATCAACATCAGCCAGCCAGCATTGGCTCAGGCACCTGCTGCGGATGCTGCTCGTGCTCACAAAGTGGCACTGATCGACATGGCCGTGATCTTCAAGCAGTACAAAAAGTTTGAAGTCCTCCGCGAAGACCTCAAGGCCGAAATCGAGCAGAGCGAAGTCAAAGCCAAGGAAATGGCCACCAACCTTCAGGCCCTTCAGCAGAAAATGAAGAGCTTCAAAGAAGGCAGCCCCGAATTCTCGGCTACCGAAAAGCAACTCGCCACATCATCTGCCGAATTCGAAGCCTTTCGCCGCTCCGCCCAGCGTGAGTTCCTCAAAAAGGAAAGCGAAATTTATCACACAGTCTACCTCGAAGTGACTGATGCCGTCGCCAAGTATGCCCAGTACTACAAGTACACACTGGTCTTGCGGTTCAGCAGCGAAGAGCTCGATCGTGACAATCCTCAGGGATTGATCCAGGGCATGAACCGCCAGGTCGTCTACTTCGAAGCTGAAAACGATATTACTCAGCCCGTGCTGAAGTATCTGAACCAGAAGTTTACAGGTGCCGCTGGCGCAGCAGCCCCACGAGCTGCAGAAGCCACCCGCCCTGGAACATCTCGCTAA
- the prfA gene encoding peptide chain release factor 1, which translates to MTTRMFPTLQAKLARFEELEAQLQDPEVLADVSKMLEIQREHGGLSKIASTVREFNTLQDDLLAAETMLAEATDDETKEIAQAEIDELKPRFEPLKTELEDMVTAGDSLTRGSLIMEIRAGTGGDEAALFARDLYEMYTRYVDLQGWKYEVMELTTSELGGLKEVVITITGSGAYHRLQFESGGHRVQRVPETETQGRVHTSAATVAVMAEASEIDVEIRDEDLRIDTMRAGGPGGQKVNKTESAVRITHIPSGLVVRIQDEKSQHKNKAKALRVLRSRLMELRESQAHAVRAEQRRTLVGSGDRSERIRTYNFPQNRLTDHRIGLTVYKLDQIMQGNLDELINPILAFDREERLKGNVAPSN; encoded by the coding sequence ATGACAACCCGCATGTTCCCCACACTTCAGGCCAAGCTCGCACGCTTCGAAGAGCTGGAAGCACAACTTCAGGATCCGGAAGTGCTGGCGGATGTCAGCAAGATGCTGGAAATTCAGCGAGAGCACGGAGGCTTATCAAAAATTGCCTCGACCGTTCGTGAATTCAACACCTTGCAGGACGATCTGCTCGCTGCAGAAACCATGCTGGCGGAAGCCACCGATGATGAAACCAAAGAGATTGCGCAAGCCGAAATCGATGAACTGAAGCCCCGCTTCGAACCACTGAAGACCGAACTCGAAGACATGGTGACCGCCGGCGATTCGCTCACTCGCGGCAGCCTGATCATGGAAATTCGTGCGGGAACAGGCGGAGATGAAGCCGCTCTGTTTGCCCGCGATCTCTATGAAATGTACACCCGGTACGTCGATCTCCAGGGCTGGAAATACGAAGTCATGGAGTTAACCACGTCCGAACTGGGTGGTCTTAAGGAAGTCGTAATCACCATCACCGGTTCCGGCGCCTATCACCGCTTACAGTTTGAAAGTGGCGGGCATCGTGTCCAGCGTGTTCCGGAAACGGAAACTCAGGGCCGTGTCCACACCAGTGCTGCGACAGTCGCCGTCATGGCGGAAGCCAGTGAAATCGATGTCGAGATCCGTGATGAAGATCTTCGAATCGATACCATGCGTGCCGGCGGCCCCGGTGGTCAAAAAGTGAATAAGACCGAATCCGCCGTGCGTATTACCCACATTCCCTCGGGCTTGGTGGTGCGTATTCAGGATGAAAAAAGTCAGCACAAAAACAAAGCCAAAGCACTGCGCGTCCTGCGATCCCGGCTCATGGAATTAAGGGAGTCTCAGGCTCATGCAGTCCGGGCCGAACAGCGGCGAACTCTCGTGGGGTCTGGTGATCGAAGCGAACGCATCCGCACGTACAACTTCCCTCAGAACCGCCTCACAGATCATCGCATCGGCCTGACCGTTTACAAACTCGATCAGATCATGCAGGGAAATCTCGATGAGCTGATCAATCCGATTCTGGCGTTCGATCGCGAAGAACGCCTCAAGGGCAATGTGGCGCCCAGTAATTGA
- a CDS encoding type B 50S ribosomal protein L31, which produces MKKDIHPQYREVVFLDMSTGEKFVTRSTIKTEKTGDYEGRQLPLVTVDISSLSHPFFTGKQKFIDTAGRVEKFQKKYNWDKREKK; this is translated from the coding sequence ATGAAAAAAGACATTCACCCCCAGTATCGCGAAGTTGTCTTTCTGGACATGTCCACGGGCGAAAAGTTCGTCACTCGCTCGACAATCAAGACCGAAAAAACCGGTGATTACGAAGGGCGTCAGCTTCCACTGGTGACGGTCGATATCAGCTCGCTCTCCCACCCCTTCTTCACCGGCAAGCAGAAGTTCATCGATACTGCGGGTCGCGTTGAGAAGTTCCAGAAGAAGTACAACTGGGATAAACGCGAAAAGAAGTAG